From the genome of Gemmatimonadota bacterium, one region includes:
- a CDS encoding ABC transporter substrate-binding protein has protein sequence MRGMRGSIFSWGPWLSIVLMITFLSSCGSDDPVSPEPPEPPEPVDQPALKIGLLIDLSEGGSEHGVLMRQGFEMAIEHVNEVGVLGEPVEGLVADTELDAETAVSEAMDLIEKEGVHAIVGAWASSSTLAIVDEVVADAGIPMISPASSSPMLTNAADNDFLFRTTLSDLDQGPVLAKITLELGYGNVGMIYRDDVWGRGIADAFENAWEGKLIRVAADPEKTTLVEELRESKGVLEDTQALIVLAFQPQQETIVREALDLGLYDVFVFGPTGRSLDLIRSIGPEHLAGMIGTSPGSAQDTPSAIAWEDGYKSAFGSNPPPFPYVKQTYDATVALALATQAAGRLEGAAIRDQLRTIGKPPGELVIAEVSSIANGLRVLGEGGAINYEGAAMPLDWDENGDLATGFVAVWQFTPAGTIEVIRVVPFDH, from the coding sequence ATGCGTGGAATGCGAGGATCGATCTTCTCCTGGGGGCCCTGGCTTTCGATCGTCCTGATGATCACCTTCCTGTCGTCGTGCGGCAGTGACGACCCGGTATCGCCCGAGCCGCCGGAACCGCCGGAGCCGGTCGATCAGCCCGCGCTGAAAATCGGGCTGTTGATCGATCTGTCTGAAGGTGGTTCGGAACACGGCGTCCTTATGCGTCAGGGATTCGAAATGGCGATCGAGCATGTCAACGAGGTAGGTGTGCTCGGGGAACCGGTCGAGGGCCTGGTGGCCGATACGGAGTTGGACGCCGAAACCGCGGTATCCGAGGCGATGGACCTTATCGAAAAGGAGGGCGTCCACGCGATCGTAGGCGCCTGGGCGAGTTCCTCGACGCTTGCCATCGTGGACGAAGTGGTCGCGGATGCCGGCATTCCAATGATCTCTCCAGCCTCTTCTTCTCCCATGCTCACGAATGCCGCGGACAACGATTTCCTGTTTCGCACCACCCTGTCCGACCTCGACCAGGGGCCGGTCCTCGCGAAGATCACACTGGAATTGGGATACGGAAACGTGGGCATGATTTACCGGGACGACGTCTGGGGCCGGGGCATCGCGGACGCATTCGAGAATGCCTGGGAAGGCAAGCTCATCCGGGTCGCGGCGGATCCCGAAAAGACGACCCTCGTGGAGGAGCTTAGAGAAAGCAAGGGCGTCCTTGAAGACACGCAGGCACTGATCGTCCTTGCCTTTCAACCTCAGCAGGAAACCATCGTGCGCGAAGCGCTGGACCTCGGCCTCTACGATGTTTTTGTCTTCGGCCCCACTGGTCGCAGCCTGGACCTGATCCGATCCATCGGTCCCGAGCACCTTGCCGGAATGATCGGTACATCGCCCGGTTCCGCGCAGGACACGCCTTCGGCGATCGCCTGGGAGGACGGGTATAAAAGCGCTTTCGGCAGCAACCCTCCGCCTTTCCCCTACGTAAAACAGACCTATGACGCGACCGTGGCGCTGGCATTGGCGACCCAGGCGGCAGGCAGGCTGGAGGGCGCGGCCATCCGGGACCAGCTGCGAACGATCGGGAAACCGCCCGGCGAACTCGTGATTGCCGAGGTGAGCAGCATCGCGAACGGGTTGCGCGTCCTGGGAGAAGGCGGCGCAATCAACTACGAAGGCGCGGCCATGCCCTTGGACTGGGACGAGAACGGCGATCTTGCCACGGGTTTCGTCGCGGTCTGGCAATTCACCCCGGCCGGGACCATCGAAGTCATCCGGGTCGTTCCCTTCGACCATTAA
- a CDS encoding Gfo/Idh/MocA family oxidoreductase gives MSNQPIRVGVVGVGRGKSFAQSASGAVGMELVALCDIWEERLRELAGELSVAAYTDYDAFLAHDMDAVVLANYFHEHAPFAIKALRAGKHVMSETACNGTLAEGVALCRAVEASGRIYMLAENYPYTVFNQEMHRLYREGEIGEVTYAEGEYNHPMSRDASLRISPGFDHWRAWIPSTYYCTHALAPLVYITDTRPVGVNALAIARPERTLTLRRGDPGSVILCRMDNGAVFRLFGLGLPGHSNWYRLHGERGAMEITRGPGYFGPGEVRVWHEPWHLEPGEEAERVYQPDWPEHGDLARKAGHGGGDFWTSFHFARAIRSGEQPFLDVYRGVAMSSVGILAWKSALEEGRPFDVPDFRDEAARKTWENDHWSPWPEHAGPGQPPPSILGRREPDPEHIPYARRIWKDTGYEG, from the coding sequence ATGAGCAACCAACCGATCCGCGTCGGCGTGGTGGGTGTGGGACGCGGGAAGAGCTTCGCACAGAGCGCGTCCGGCGCCGTGGGCATGGAACTCGTCGCACTGTGCGATATCTGGGAGGAGCGGTTGCGCGAGTTGGCCGGCGAACTTTCCGTCGCCGCGTACACCGATTACGACGCGTTCCTCGCCCACGACATGGACGCCGTGGTCCTGGCCAACTACTTCCACGAACACGCGCCGTTCGCCATAAAGGCCCTGCGGGCCGGCAAGCACGTCATGAGCGAGACCGCCTGCAACGGCACGCTCGCCGAAGGGGTTGCCCTCTGCCGCGCGGTGGAGGCGTCCGGCCGGATCTACATGCTGGCCGAGAACTATCCCTATACCGTGTTTAACCAGGAAATGCACCGGCTCTACCGCGAGGGAGAGATCGGCGAAGTCACCTACGCCGAGGGAGAGTACAACCACCCCATGTCCCGGGACGCGAGCCTGCGCATATCGCCGGGATTCGACCACTGGCGGGCGTGGATTCCCTCAACTTATTACTGCACCCACGCCCTCGCGCCCCTGGTATATATCACCGACACGCGGCCGGTCGGTGTGAACGCCCTGGCCATCGCCCGGCCCGAGCGCACCCTCACCCTCAGGAGGGGTGATCCGGGGTCCGTCATCCTCTGCCGCATGGACAACGGCGCGGTCTTCCGGCTCTTCGGACTCGGCCTGCCTGGCCACAGCAACTGGTACCGCCTGCACGGCGAACGCGGCGCCATGGAGATCACCAGGGGACCGGGGTACTTCGGACCGGGAGAGGTGCGGGTGTGGCATGAGCCGTGGCACCTGGAGCCCGGGGAGGAGGCGGAACGGGTCTACCAGCCGGACTGGCCGGAGCACGGCGACCTCGCCCGCAAGGCCGGCCACGGCGGAGGCGATTTCTGGACCAGTTTCCATTTCGCCCGGGCCATCCGTTCGGGCGAGCAGCCCTTCCTGGACGTATACCGCGGCGTGGCCATGTCGTCGGTGGGCATCCTGGCCTGGAAGAGCGCGCTGGAAGAAGGCCGTCCCTTCGACGTGCCCGATTTCAGGGACGAGGCCGCCCGGAAAACCTGGGAGAACGACCACTGGTCGCCCTGGCCCGAACATGCCGGTCCGGGACAGCCACCGCCCAGCATTCTGGGCCGTCGCGAGCCGGATCCGGAGCACATCCCATACGCCCGCCGCATATGGAAGGATACGGGTTACGAAGGGTAA
- a CDS encoding HAD-IA family hydrolase yields the protein MFYDTVIFDAAGTLIGRDSPDFFEEFFVVAAGELGAAITLDQVKAALSKSMEEPRFHKRDGRMSTPEQTRRYFVDLYAHVFETAGIGGDLVPGLQQYYDRFQDGRYLEVYEDVRPTLEKLKDRGLRLGVLSNWSEHLSHVLKRHDLDRYFSFLVVSAEAGCEKPDERIFRMAIDRAEAPVDRILYIGDYPEEDILPAERVGLDALLIDRYEKYGRYRLPSIRQLTDVPGLLGIA from the coding sequence ATGTTCTACGATACCGTGATCTTCGACGCGGCGGGTACGCTGATCGGCCGGGATTCCCCCGATTTTTTCGAGGAGTTCTTCGTTGTCGCGGCGGGTGAGCTCGGAGCCGCGATCACGCTCGACCAGGTGAAGGCGGCGCTTTCGAAGTCCATGGAGGAACCCCGGTTCCACAAGCGCGACGGCCGCATGAGCACGCCGGAGCAGACGCGGCGGTACTTTGTCGATCTCTACGCCCATGTCTTCGAAACGGCGGGTATCGGGGGCGACCTGGTGCCCGGATTGCAGCAGTACTACGACCGGTTTCAGGACGGCAGGTATCTCGAGGTGTACGAGGACGTCCGGCCCACGCTGGAAAAACTGAAGGACCGTGGCTTGCGCCTCGGCGTGCTGTCGAACTGGTCAGAACACCTCTCCCACGTGCTCAAGCGGCACGACCTCGACAGGTATTTCTCCTTTCTCGTGGTTTCCGCCGAAGCGGGTTGTGAAAAACCCGACGAGCGGATATTCCGCATGGCCATAGATCGCGCGGAAGCGCCGGTCGACCGGATTCTTTACATCGGGGACTATCCGGAGGAGGACATCCTGCCGGCCGAGCGCGTCGGCCTGGACGCCCTGCTCATCGACCGGTACGAGAAGTACGGCCGCTATCGTCTGCCTTCCATCCGGCAGCTGACGGACGTCCCCGGGCTTCTGGGCATAGCATGA
- a CDS encoding C-terminal binding protein yields MAGFTILAPGNPDNPGPNQYIRDELKTIGAELKIRPYSTLKEMLEDAREVDGFTQGGLTYNREVVEALPERIRVVGAGGIGVDFIDVEAATERGIIVYNIQRVFEREVAQHAMMLLLACARRLMIINRSMMEGTPVSRGTIQPIYEQTLGLVSFGNIGRAMAKIADGFDLRVIACDPFVTQADADPWGVTMVDQETLFRESDFVSCHVPLGPGTHHLIGEQDFRNMKPSAYFINTGRGKVVDEQALIRALREGWLAGAGLDVQEQEPPAPDNPLRSMEQVVLTPHYASASVRGGIERFKKAGRQLVSILSGRWPEDGLVNPAVKPLAAEKWGMPAE; encoded by the coding sequence ATGGCTGGTTTTACTATCCTCGCGCCCGGTAATCCAGATAACCCCGGCCCCAATCAATATATACGTGATGAACTGAAAACCATTGGCGCCGAGCTCAAGATCCGGCCCTACAGCACGCTCAAGGAAATGCTCGAGGACGCCCGGGAAGTGGACGGGTTCACCCAGGGCGGTCTCACGTACAATAGAGAAGTCGTCGAAGCGCTGCCCGAACGCATCCGTGTGGTCGGCGCGGGCGGGATCGGCGTGGATTTCATCGACGTGGAAGCGGCCACGGAACGGGGCATCATCGTCTACAACATCCAGCGGGTATTCGAACGGGAAGTCGCCCAGCACGCCATGATGCTGCTGCTCGCCTGCGCCCGGCGGCTGATGATCATCAACCGGTCCATGATGGAAGGCACCCCCGTCAGCCGCGGTACGATACAGCCGATCTATGAGCAGACGCTGGGCCTGGTTTCCTTCGGGAACATCGGCCGGGCCATGGCGAAGATCGCCGACGGATTCGATCTCCGCGTCATCGCCTGCGACCCCTTCGTCACGCAGGCCGATGCCGACCCCTGGGGCGTGACCATGGTGGACCAGGAAACGCTGTTCAGGGAGTCGGACTTCGTTTCCTGCCACGTGCCCCTGGGACCGGGAACCCACCATCTCATCGGGGAGCAGGACTTCCGAAACATGAAGCCTTCCGCCTACTTCATCAATACGGGCCGGGGCAAGGTCGTGGACGAGCAGGCGCTGATCCGGGCCCTGCGGGAAGGCTGGCTCGCCGGCGCGGGGCTGGACGTGCAGGAGCAGGAGCCGCCCGCCCCGGACAACCCGCTGCGGTCGATGGAACAGGTGGTCCTCACGCCGCACTACGCTTCGGCTTCAGTGCGGGGCGGCATCGAGCGTTTCAAGAAAGCCGGCCGGCAACTGGTCAGCATCCTCAGCGGCCGCTGGCCCGAAGACGGTCTCGTAAACCCCGCCGTGAAGCCGCTCGCCGCCGAAAAGTGGGGCATGCCCGCGGAATAA
- a CDS encoding dipeptidase, producing the protein MHSLALLLTSLCFIAVTAACTPAEEPLPEDPVERAKALHAKVPLIDGHNDLPWQIRRKANRDVWSIDLDRPQPDFHTDIPRLREGMVGAQFWSVYVPVSMQGREATRATMEAIDIVYEMIERYPDTFQLATTADEVEAAFAAGRIASMIGIEGGHSIDSSLGALRMFHKLGVRYMTLTHSRNIPWADSATDTVGVGGLSEFGKEVIREMNRLGMLADLSHVSLATMGDVLDVTVAPVIFTHSSSYAMCNHVRNVPDDVLARLAENGGVIMVTFVPGYISEETRLHGVKRNEEREALAAMPGSTDESVAEGIAAWNEANPTPRATVAQVADHIDHIRQVIGIDYIGIGGDYDGITTVPVGLEDVSTYPNLTVELVRRGYADEDIMKILGGNVLRVMRDAEAVAARLQQERHASGARIEVLDGE; encoded by the coding sequence ATGCACTCACTCGCCCTGCTGCTGACCAGTCTCTGTTTCATCGCGGTGACCGCCGCGTGCACGCCGGCGGAAGAACCTCTGCCTGAGGATCCGGTCGAACGCGCGAAGGCATTGCATGCAAAAGTCCCGCTGATCGACGGCCACAACGACCTGCCCTGGCAGATCCGCAGGAAGGCGAACCGGGACGTGTGGTCCATCGATCTCGATCGGCCCCAGCCCGATTTCCATACCGACATCCCTCGCCTGCGCGAGGGCATGGTGGGCGCGCAGTTCTGGTCGGTCTACGTACCTGTTTCCATGCAGGGCAGGGAGGCGACGCGGGCTACCATGGAAGCCATAGACATCGTGTACGAGATGATCGAGCGGTACCCGGACACGTTTCAGTTGGCCACTACGGCCGATGAAGTGGAAGCAGCCTTCGCGGCGGGCAGGATCGCGTCCATGATAGGCATCGAAGGGGGCCATTCCATCGATTCGTCCCTCGGTGCGCTTCGCATGTTCCACAAGCTGGGCGTCCGGTACATGACCCTGACCCACAGCCGCAACATACCTTGGGCTGATTCGGCCACGGACACCGTGGGGGTCGGCGGCCTTTCTGAATTCGGGAAAGAGGTGATCAGGGAGATGAACCGCCTGGGCATGCTGGCGGACCTGTCCCACGTTTCCCTGGCGACCATGGGGGACGTCCTGGACGTGACCGTGGCCCCGGTCATCTTCACCCATTCCTCGTCCTACGCCATGTGCAATCACGTGCGCAATGTCCCTGACGATGTCCTGGCGCGCCTGGCCGAAAACGGCGGCGTGATCATGGTCACCTTCGTACCGGGCTACATCTCGGAAGAAACCCGCCTGCACGGCGTGAAACGCAACGAGGAACGCGAGGCGCTCGCGGCGATGCCGGGCAGTACGGATGAATCGGTGGCGGAAGGCATAGCCGCCTGGAACGAGGCCAATCCCACGCCCCGCGCCACCGTCGCCCAGGTGGCCGACCATATCGACCACATCCGGCAGGTGATCGGCATAGACTACATCGGGATCGGCGGGGACTACGACGGCATTACCACGGTCCCGGTGGGACTGGAGGACGTCTCCACCTATCCCAATTTGACGGTCGAACTGGTCCGGCGGGGATACGCGGACGAAGACATCATGAAGATCCTCGGAGGCAACGTGCTGCGCGTGATGCGCGACGCGGAGGCAGTGGCGGCCCGCCTGCAGCAGGAGCGCCATGCTTCGGGCGCGCGCATCGAAGTCCTGGACGGTGAATAG
- the larB gene encoding nickel pincer cofactor biosynthesis protein LarB, which translates to MNESQIKSLLEQVRSGELPVDEASTRLRSMPFEDLGFARVDHHRALRCGFPEVIFCTGKTAEQVASIAERIVASGNDLLATRATPAMHEAVTARCPSAVYHEAARAIVVQDDWQDQGIGDVLVVSAGTSDISVAEEAAVTARVLGNRVERVFDVGVAGIHRLFAHREAIMNASVLIVVAGMEGALPSVVGGMVSRPVIAVPTSVGYGASFNGLAALLAMLNSCASGVTVVNIDGGFNAGYAAGLINRKHE; encoded by the coding sequence GTGAACGAATCGCAGATCAAATCGTTGCTCGAACAGGTCCGTTCGGGGGAACTGCCGGTGGACGAGGCTTCCACGCGGCTTCGATCCATGCCTTTCGAAGACCTCGGGTTCGCGCGGGTGGACCATCACAGGGCGCTGCGGTGCGGGTTCCCCGAGGTGATCTTCTGTACGGGGAAGACCGCGGAACAGGTGGCCTCGATCGCGGAGCGCATCGTCGCCTCGGGAAACGACCTGCTCGCCACGCGGGCGACCCCGGCCATGCACGAAGCCGTGACGGCGCGGTGTCCTTCGGCCGTGTACCACGAGGCGGCCCGGGCGATCGTGGTCCAGGATGACTGGCAGGACCAGGGCATCGGCGATGTCCTGGTCGTTTCGGCGGGTACGAGCGATATTTCCGTGGCCGAAGAGGCCGCGGTAACCGCCCGGGTCCTGGGCAACCGGGTCGAACGCGTTTTCGACGTGGGCGTGGCCGGCATCCACCGCCTGTTTGCCCATCGCGAGGCCATCATGAACGCGTCGGTGCTTATCGTCGTGGCGGGTATGGAAGGCGCCCTGCCCAGTGTGGTCGGGGGGATGGTCTCCAGGCCGGTGATCGCCGTGCCGACCAGTGTGGGGTATGGCGCCAGTTTCAACGGGCTGGCGGCCCTCCTGGCCATGCTGAACAGCTGTGCCTCGGGTGTCACGGTGGTGAACATCGATGGCGGGTTCAACGCCGGGTACGCGGCGGGCCTCATCAACCGGAAGCACGAATAG
- a CDS encoding DUF111 family protein, whose amino-acid sequence MAVAGYFDQLSGFTADMLLGALIDAGSDREEIAAALKRHHGVDCEINVATERVDGTRVTFASLSCDETSVPETYRAIPDGGAGTPAGALIGRVTDHLEQNVNDLWGAQDQAQDHTPEHAPGHAPSVEALGGRNAAMRILALCNALHLLGIDTLFHEALPFATGIDATPPLLAALMRGATVRPVDHAPVDLAGCAVLTALSAGSMKKSGFTLRSVGCSGNDDDRGDGNRVRLCLGEVTHMGEVAHMGEVAQVGDGESVQVLETQIDDMNPQFYGHVLDLLLDAGALDAFLTPVIMKKGRPGALLTVLAPAALAGRLTEVIFSETTTIGLRSYPVSRSVLPRRETRIETSFGAIRIKVVWQGDATRYTPEYEDCHQAALKAGVPLAVVYAAVHDAAGRMDLDDLL is encoded by the coding sequence ATGGCGGTGGCGGGGTATTTCGACCAGTTATCCGGCTTTACGGCGGACATGCTGCTCGGGGCGCTGATCGACGCGGGATCGGACCGCGAGGAGATCGCAGCGGCCTTGAAACGCCACCATGGCGTGGACTGTGAGATCAACGTCGCCACGGAGCGGGTAGACGGGACGAGGGTGACTTTCGCCTCCCTGTCCTGCGACGAAACTTCCGTTCCCGAGACCTACCGGGCCATCCCGGACGGGGGAGCGGGGACGCCGGCCGGCGCGCTCATCGGCCGGGTTACGGACCATCTCGAGCAGAACGTGAATGATCTCTGGGGGGCACAGGACCAGGCACAGGACCACACGCCGGAACACGCTCCTGGACACGCGCCGTCGGTGGAAGCACTGGGCGGCCGCAACGCGGCAATGCGTATCCTCGCCCTCTGCAACGCCCTTCATCTTCTCGGGATCGATACCCTCTTCCACGAGGCGCTCCCCTTTGCCACGGGCATCGATGCTACGCCTCCACTGCTCGCCGCCCTGATGCGGGGCGCAACCGTGCGGCCGGTAGACCACGCCCCCGTCGATCTGGCGGGATGCGCCGTTTTGACCGCGCTTTCCGCGGGATCGATGAAAAAGTCCGGTTTCACGCTGCGGTCGGTGGGCTGTAGCGGCAACGACGACGACCGTGGTGATGGAAACAGGGTGCGGCTGTGCCTGGGGGAAGTCACCCACATGGGGGAAGTCGCCCACATGGGGGAAGTCGCCCAGGTCGGCGACGGGGAGTCCGTGCAGGTCCTGGAAACACAGATCGACGATATGAATCCGCAGTTCTACGGCCATGTCCTGGACCTGCTGCTCGACGCCGGCGCGCTGGACGCCTTTCTCACGCCCGTGATCATGAAGAAGGGCAGACCGGGCGCGCTGCTCACCGTGCTGGCGCCCGCTGCACTGGCTGGCCGGCTGACCGAGGTGATTTTCTCGGAAACGACAACAATCGGCCTCAGGAGCTACCCCGTCTCCCGGAGCGTGTTGCCTCGTCGCGAGACCAGGATAGAGACCTCCTTCGGCGCGATCCGGATCAAAGTCGTTTGGCAGGGGGACGCCACGCGTTACACCCCCGAGTACGAGGACTGCCATCAGGCCGCGTTGAAGGCGGGGGTCCCGCTCGCCGTGGTATACGCGGCCGTCCACGATGCCGCCGGACGCATGGACCTGGACGATCTCCTGTGA
- a CDS encoding energy-coupling factor transporter ATPase, with protein MIVAEDVSFSYHLPSGDEVPTLRGLSLEIGDSGSLAVIGPNGSGKSTLARCLNGLIVPRSGRVLVDGLDTADPVNKWPVHQRAGMIFQNPDNQLVSTTVERELAFGLENLGLPSPEIHDRVGWALSRFNLEKYRRYPPHRLSGGEKQRLAIAAVASMRPRYLICDEPTSSLDPGDRQDILDLLLSIVEEYRLSVVFISQSPEEAVRMDRIALVVDGNVAVEGTPEEVYRESDRLAAHGLDAPLAKRLADALRTRGVAVPASIVHTAPLVQWLADRAPGSHSALDSPGGPESPATLRQDGSLPGDVRPALSAPNANPAMSPSTPPTIAFDRVSHTYSPGTNLEIPALREVNVQVLPGECVALTGPNGSGKSTMIQHLNRLLKADSGTVRVEGEDVSSAETDLRKLRQKVGLVFQFPEAQLFEETVFDDVAFGPRQTGVSASEIPELVNRALEQVGLDPGRFSHRHPLSLSGGEKRRAAIAGILSMAPSVLALDEPTSGLDPQSIRQVEAIFRDCKSKGTTLFLITHDMDLISRLADRILVMENGGITADTTPVRLFARKDGDNARPRGRSGRSGASGQQGRPGLCDLLAAVDDAGIPVDPACFDLEEAADMIRASVFDDNFHATPGEGHPC; from the coding sequence GTGATCGTCGCCGAGGACGTATCCTTCAGCTACCATCTCCCGTCGGGGGACGAGGTTCCCACGCTGAGGGGCCTGTCCCTGGAGATCGGCGATTCCGGAAGCCTGGCCGTGATCGGACCCAACGGTTCGGGCAAGAGCACACTCGCCCGTTGCCTCAACGGGTTGATCGTGCCCCGGTCCGGCCGGGTCCTTGTGGACGGTCTGGACACGGCGGATCCGGTGAACAAATGGCCGGTCCACCAACGGGCCGGCATGATCTTCCAGAACCCGGACAATCAACTGGTCTCCACCACGGTGGAACGGGAATTGGCCTTCGGCCTGGAGAACCTCGGTCTGCCTTCCCCGGAGATCCACGACCGCGTCGGGTGGGCCTTAAGCCGATTCAACCTGGAGAAGTACCGCCGATATCCTCCCCACAGGCTGTCCGGCGGCGAGAAACAACGTCTGGCTATCGCCGCCGTGGCGTCCATGCGGCCCCGATACCTCATTTGCGACGAGCCCACCTCGTCACTGGACCCGGGCGACCGGCAGGACATTCTCGACCTGCTCCTGTCGATCGTCGAGGAATATCGGTTAAGCGTGGTCTTCATTTCGCAGTCGCCGGAGGAAGCCGTCCGGATGGACCGTATCGCGCTGGTGGTGGACGGGAACGTCGCCGTCGAGGGAACGCCGGAGGAGGTATACCGGGAATCCGACCGGCTCGCGGCGCACGGGCTCGACGCGCCGCTGGCCAAACGGCTGGCGGACGCCCTGCGCACGCGCGGCGTTGCGGTGCCGGCCAGCATCGTCCATACGGCGCCCCTGGTGCAGTGGCTTGCCGACAGGGCGCCCGGGTCGCACAGTGCGCTCGATTCGCCCGGAGGGCCCGAGTCGCCGGCGACCCTCCGGCAGGACGGCTCGCTACCGGGCGATGTCCGTCCGGCATTGTCGGCGCCGAATGCGAATCCCGCTATGTCACCGTCCACGCCGCCCACCATCGCATTCGACCGGGTGAGCCATACCTACTCTCCCGGCACGAACCTGGAGATCCCCGCGTTGCGCGAAGTGAACGTACAGGTGCTTCCCGGGGAGTGCGTCGCGCTGACCGGGCCGAACGGATCGGGAAAATCCACGATGATTCAGCACCTCAACCGCCTGTTGAAGGCGGATTCGGGTACGGTTCGCGTCGAGGGGGAGGATGTGTCGTCAGCGGAGACCGACCTGCGGAAGCTGCGTCAGAAGGTGGGACTGGTTTTCCAGTTTCCCGAGGCCCAGTTGTTCGAGGAAACCGTGTTCGATGACGTGGCCTTCGGTCCCCGGCAGACGGGTGTTTCGGCATCAGAAATCCCGGAACTGGTCAACCGGGCGCTCGAACAAGTCGGCCTGGACCCCGGCCGGTTTTCACACCGGCATCCCCTGTCGCTGAGCGGCGGTGAGAAACGCCGGGCTGCCATCGCCGGGATCCTGTCCATGGCGCCTTCCGTCCTCGCGCTCGACGAGCCCACGTCCGGACTCGATCCGCAAAGTATACGCCAGGTCGAGGCGATTTTCAGGGACTGCAAGTCGAAGGGGACGACCCTCTTCCTGATCACTCATGACATGGACCTGATCTCCCGGCTGGCGGACCGGATCCTGGTCATGGAAAACGGCGGTATCACGGCGGATACCACGCCGGTCCGCCTGTTCGCCCGAAAGGACGGCGACAACGCGCGGCCTCGGGGACGGTCCGGGCGGTCCGGAGCGTCAGGTCAGCAGGGACGGCCCGGGCTGTGCGACCTGCTGGCCGCGGTCGACGATGCCGGGATCCCCGTCGATCCCGCCTGTTTCGACCTGGAAGAAGCCGCGGACATGATCCGCGCGAGCGTATTCGACGACAACTTTCACGCCACCCCCGGGGAAGGCCATCCATGCTAG
- a CDS encoding amidohydrolase family protein: MLVDIHTNLMWYPDHMSDEFVEFAYAAKKAKMRLSEDVYFAGHEDRYKNAFDSTPETLLKATEDCDKVVVFGLKAPYCGMDVPQELVAGFVAEHADRFIGWCSVDPNDEDAVEQLEYNVDVLGLRGLKVAPIYQHFDPQDPVHLPLFKKAEALDIPVIWHQGTSFVRPGPLKWANPIQLEDIAVACPDLRMMIAHMGHPWEDECVVLIRKHPNLYADISALHYRPLRHYMAFMSALEYGVEHKLIFGSDFPSATPAQVIAGQWKVNDVVRNTSLPVFPEEAIHNMIYENWKPFLGEP, translated from the coding sequence ATGCTAGTCGACATCCATACCAACCTGATGTGGTATCCTGACCATATGTCCGATGAGTTCGTGGAATTCGCCTACGCCGCCAAGAAGGCCAAGATGAGGCTGTCCGAGGACGTCTACTTCGCCGGCCACGAGGACCGGTACAAGAATGCTTTCGATTCCACGCCCGAAACGCTGCTGAAGGCAACCGAAGACTGCGACAAGGTGGTGGTGTTCGGGCTGAAGGCGCCCTACTGCGGGATGGACGTGCCCCAGGAGCTCGTGGCCGGCTTCGTGGCGGAACACGCGGACCGGTTCATCGGCTGGTGTTCCGTCGACCCGAACGACGAAGACGCCGTCGAACAGCTCGAATACAACGTCGACGTACTCGGCCTGCGCGGGCTGAAGGTCGCGCCGATCTACCAGCACTTCGACCCGCAGGACCCGGTCCATCTTCCCCTGTTCAAGAAGGCGGAAGCGTTGGACATCCCCGTGATCTGGCACCAGGGCACTTCCTTCGTGCGGCCGGGACCCCTCAAGTGGGCCAATCCGATCCAGCTGGAGGACATCGCGGTGGCCTGCCCGGACCTTCGGATGATGATCGCCCACATGGGGCACCCGTGGGAGGACGAATGCGTGGTGCTGATCCGGAAGCATCCGAATCTATACGCGGACATATCGGCCCTGCACTACCGTCCGCTTCGCCATTACATGGCCTTCATGTCCGCCCTGGAGTACGGCGTGGAGCACAAGCTGATCTTCGGTTCCGACTTTCCTTCCGCCACGCCGGCGCAGGTCATAGCGGGCCAGTGGAAGGTGAACGACGTCGTACGGAACACGTCCCTGCCCGTATTTCCGGAAGAGGCCATCCACAACATGATTTATGAAAACTGGAAACCGTTTCTCGGGGAGCCCTAA